In Uranotaenia lowii strain MFRU-FL chromosome 2, ASM2978415v1, whole genome shotgun sequence, one genomic interval encodes:
- the LOC129744943 gene encoding 60S ribosomal protein L22-like, with product MAIYVLSSCYTRNVKSKCCQPKKTNQISFSFDRPRNNIMSPVEKAAGSVKTKPTSKDVKSAKKQTLRGKNVQKKKKEHLRFGVDCTNIAEDNIMDVADFEKYLKERFKVNGKIGNLGGNVTFERQKMKVYANSDIHYSKRYLKYLTKKYLKKNSLRDWIRVVSNDKDLYELRYFRISSNDDEEEDNE from the exons ATGGCAATATATGTCCTATCATCATGTTATaccagaaatgtcaaaagtaaATGTTGCCAACcaaagaaaacaaatcaaatttctttttcgtttGATCGTCCGCGAAATAACATCATGTCTCCAGTG GAGAAAGCTGCCGGTTCGGTTAAAACTAAACCAACATCTAAGGATGTGAAGTCGGCGAAGAAACAAACCCTGCGGGGGAAAAATGttcagaagaaaaagaaggaacACCTCCGTTTCGGCGTCGACTGCACCAACATCGCCGAGGACAATATTATGGATGTTGCCGATTTC GAGAAATACCTAAAGGAGCGCTTTAAGGTTAacggaaaaattggaaatctaGGCGGCAACGTTACCTTCGAGCGTCAAAAGATGAAGGTCTACGCGAACTCTGATATCCACTATTCCAAACGTTACTTGAAATACTTGACAAAGAAgtatttgaagaaaaacagCCTTCGGGATTGGATCCGCGTAGTTTCCAATGACAAGGACCTGTACGAATTACGCTACTTCAGGATTAGCTCCAACGACGATGAAGAAGAAGATAACGAATAA